Proteins found in one Clostridium kluyveri DSM 555 genomic segment:
- a CDS encoding DDE-type integrase/transposase/recombinase, with the protein MAVNRTITGSNQLWEMDIKYGYIEGEDKFFYLLNLIDIFDRSIIDYHMGLHCEVKDAAALLRKCLIRRNLFEEGSKKPVIRTDNGPQFISHKFNECCEELKIEHERIPVKTPNKNAHVESFHRILEDECLGINKFESYAEAYKIVNEFMEFYNNKRLHSSLRFMAPHEFYNLYFGENLTNIQIRV; encoded by the coding sequence ATTGCAGTCAACAGAACTATAACAGGCTCAAATCAATTATGGGAAATGGATATAAAATATGGCTACATAGAAGGTGAAGATAAGTTCTTCTACTTACTAAATTTAATTGATATCTTTGATAGGAGCATTATAGATTACCACATGGGTTTACACTGTGAGGTTAAAGATGCTGCCGCACTACTTAGAAAGTGCTTAATAAGAAGAAACTTGTTTGAGGAAGGTTCTAAAAAGCCAGTAATAAGAACAGACAACGGACCTCAGTTTATAAGCCATAAATTTAATGAATGCTGTGAAGAACTTAAAATTGAACATGAGAGAATACCAGTGAAGACACCAAATAAAAACGCACATGTAGAATCATTTCACAGAATACTTGAGGATGAATGTTTAGGAATTAATAAATTTGAAAGCTATGCGGAAGCATATAAAATAGTAAATGAATTTATGGAATTCTACAATAATAAGAGATTACACTCAAGTTTAAGATTTATGGCTCCACATGAATTTTATAACCTTTATTTTGGAGAAAACCTAACAAATATTCAAATAAGGGTCTAA
- a CDS encoding MBL fold metallo-hydrolase produces the protein MVFKLGKTRKISGNVYVVRTLVSNFFIYSNYGAAVCFNSGFIPCVVNRELGKIDIKPESISNVFITYPHFYNMGGIKLFKNSNIYIPSKVFDKKLKYMEFNKKKKNRTKYIKVQDGDVLNIGNIKIKAIVFPGHKRGAISYMVNDSILFI, from the coding sequence ATGGTATTTAAATTAGGTAAGACTCGTAAGATATCAGGTAATGTATATGTAGTGAGAACACTTGTTTCTAACTTTTTTATTTATTCTAATTATGGAGCTGCTGTATGTTTTAATTCGGGTTTTATTCCCTGTGTTGTAAATAGGGAATTAGGTAAAATAGACATTAAACCTGAATCTATTTCTAATGTATTTATAACTTATCCCCATTTCTATAACATGGGAGGTATTAAATTATTCAAAAATTCAAATATTTACATACCCTCAAAAGTGTTTGATAAAAAATTAAAATATATGGAATTCAATAAGAAGAAGAAAAACAGAACAAAATATATAAAAGTACAGGATGGAGATGTATTAAATATAGGAAATATAAAAATAAAAGCTATTGTATTTCCAGGACACAAGAGAGGAGCTATTTCATATATGGTAAATGATAGTATTCTATTTATATAA
- a CDS encoding amidase domain-containing protein, which translates to MKFFPKKHFIQFIVIILFIFCISPYIRAQEEETLIKEEISNSIQEIFRNRNKAILNGDLKLIEVSYDKNTKYGTWAYEHEETKKKYLENWEEKQGVKFTDITPDIVIKRIRRKGDKFSVNLICSTEYKYVYENCPEIINRCRIGTSHVLNVAKKDNKWIITKEWYKDPFADSLNLDNLKVDSIKQYILSQNERDLSSIGDRRKSAVEYADKYCGIATEKKHGYVYNKKYRNYNSQGGDCANFASQILHEGGKFRKNRSWNYDSSGATSAWLNADGFKDYMIYSGRASVIAHGSYEKVYKASYKLLPGDFVAYEKKGDITHISMVTGADCRGYSLVSCHNTDRNKVPWDLGWSDKNIKFWLIHVNY; encoded by the coding sequence ATGAAATTTTTTCCAAAGAAACATTTTATACAGTTTATTGTAATAATTCTATTTATATTTTGCATATCGCCTTATATAAGAGCACAGGAAGAGGAAACTCTTATTAAAGAAGAAATATCAAATTCCATACAGGAAATATTTCGAAATAGAAATAAGGCCATATTAAATGGAGATTTAAAATTAATAGAAGTTAGCTATGACAAAAACACAAAATATGGCACCTGGGCCTATGAACATGAAGAGACCAAGAAAAAATATCTTGAAAATTGGGAAGAAAAGCAGGGAGTGAAGTTCACAGATATTACTCCTGATATAGTAATAAAAAGAATTAGGAGAAAAGGTGACAAGTTTTCTGTAAATTTGATATGCTCAACAGAATATAAATATGTATATGAAAATTGTCCTGAAATTATAAATAGATGTAGAATAGGAACCTCTCATGTATTAAATGTAGCCAAAAAGGACAATAAATGGATAATAACTAAAGAGTGGTATAAAGATCCTTTTGCAGATTCTCTTAATTTAGATAATTTAAAGGTTGATTCCATAAAACAATATATACTATCTCAAAATGAAAGGGATCTTTCAAGCATAGGAGATAGAAGAAAATCTGCAGTGGAATATGCGGATAAATACTGCGGCATAGCTACAGAAAAAAAACATGGTTATGTATATAATAAAAAATATAGAAATTATAATTCTCAGGGGGGAGATTGTGCCAATTTTGCATCCCAAATATTACATGAAGGAGGCAAATTCAGAAAAAATCGTTCCTGGAATTATGATAGTTCAGGAGCCACTAGTGCCTGGCTGAATGCAGATGGATTTAAAGATTATATGATATACAGTGGAAGAGCTTCAGTTATTGCCCATGGCAGCTATGAGAAAGTTTATAAGGCTTCTTACAAGCTTCTTCCAGGAGATTTTGTAGCATATGAAAAAAAAGGGGATATTACTCATATATCAATGGTGACAGGTGCAGACTGCCGAGGATATTCTCTGGTAAGCTGTCATAATACAGACAGAAATAAAGTACCTTGGGATCTTGGATGGAGTGACAAAAATATAAAATTTTGGCTAATACACGTGAATTATTAA
- a CDS encoding M15 family metallopeptidase: protein MKKMILIIMFSCLWVSPVKALSSNYDITMKQDILCLMMAYKDYIVDIEKDSNEDVYLITKSGKRVLYDDKKKKSFEEKLNNTDLQDMMEQSYPEEFINKVMDKDMDPGRFRVYPLLKEVYGLNKSSVEANLKRVNLGYGSFQFNGNNDASKSLESVMKELIPLSQKRADISRCLFPGSGTFNYRCISGTSLLSPHAFGIAIDLARDRRDYWKWVSKEEGDSRLKEYPKEIVEIFEKNNFVWGGKWSHFDILHFEYRPEIILKTKYFRHENKNDKFWYENVPCEDEMVKNCIKKIDEKL from the coding sequence ATGAAAAAAATGATTTTAATCATAATGTTCAGCTGTCTGTGGGTAAGTCCTGTAAAAGCTCTGTCAAGTAATTATGATATTACAATGAAACAGGATATTTTATGTCTTATGATGGCATATAAGGATTATATAGTTGATATAGAAAAAGACAGTAATGAAGATGTATATTTGATTACTAAATCCGGTAAAAGAGTTTTATATGATGATAAAAAGAAAAAAAGTTTTGAAGAAAAGTTGAATAACACAGATCTGCAGGATATGATGGAACAGTCCTATCCAGAGGAATTCATAAATAAAGTTATGGATAAGGATATGGATCCGGGGAGATTTAGAGTTTATCCACTATTAAAGGAAGTATATGGACTCAATAAAAGTTCTGTAGAAGCTAATTTAAAAAGAGTTAACCTAGGATATGGTAGTTTTCAGTTTAATGGAAACAATGATGCTTCAAAATCTCTGGAAAGTGTTATGAAGGAGCTTATTCCGCTGTCACAAAAAAGGGCAGATATTTCAAGATGCTTATTTCCAGGTAGTGGTACATTTAATTATAGGTGTATTTCCGGAACTAGTTTATTAAGTCCTCATGCTTTTGGAATAGCTATAGATCTCGCTAGAGATAGAAGAGATTATTGGAAGTGGGTATCCAAGGAAGAGGGAGATAGCAGACTGAAAGAATATCCTAAAGAGATCGTAGAAATATTTGAAAAAAATAATTTTGTTTGGGGAGGTAAGTGGAGTCACTTTGATATTTTGCATTTTGAGTATAGACCGGAAATAATCTTGAAAACTAAATATTTTAGACATGAGAATAAAAATGATAAATTCTGGTATGAAAATGTACCCTGTGAAGATGAAATGGTGAAAAACTGTATAAAAAAAATAGATGAAAAGCTATAA
- a CDS encoding helix-turn-helix domain-containing protein has product MKKINIINKQEMGIRIRENREKLDLTRERFAEIVDLSALYIGQLERGERQMSLTALVKIANSLCVTTDYLIYGKDKCKNNENIIKEEFKEYNSAADKKSSSVLHKLLETCSPKELNLIESMVKLILPYIR; this is encoded by the coding sequence ATGAAGAAGATAAATATAATTAATAAACAGGAAATGGGGATTAGAATTCGTGAAAATAGAGAAAAATTAGATTTAACAAGAGAAAGATTTGCTGAAATTGTGGATCTTTCCGCACTTTATATTGGACAACTAGAGAGAGGTGAACGACAAATGAGTCTTACAGCATTAGTTAAAATAGCAAATTCTCTTTGTGTAACAACAGATTATTTGATATATGGAAAGGATAAATGTAAAAATAATGAAAATATTATAAAAGAGGAATTTAAAGAATATAATTCAGCAGCTGATAAAAAAAGCAGCAGTGTATTACATAAGTTACTGGAGACATGCTCTCCTAAAGAGTTAAATTTAATTGAAAGCATGGTGAAACTTATTTTACCTTATATTAGATAG
- the carB gene encoding carbamoyl-phosphate synthase (glutamine-hydrolyzing) large subunit, which yields MPLRENLKKVLIIGSGPIIIGQAAEFDYSGTQACEAIKKEGIETVLVNSNPATIMTDKNIAHKTYVEPLTVESLEAIIKRERPDGVLAGFGGQTALNLAMELGKLGILKKYNVELLGIKTESIKNAEDRESFKNLMEEIEEPIALSTIATDLEQCKSFLDKVSLPIIIRPAYTLGGTGGGIADNYEEYLEICKNGLEESPINQILLEQSLAGWKELEYEIMRDKKDNCMVVCNMENLDPVGIHTGDSIVVAPSQTLTDREYQMLRRSSIKIIRKLKIEGGCNIQFALNPSGNEYMVIEVNPRVSRSSALASKAAGYPIAKIAAKIALGYTLDELKNYVTGNSSALFEPALDYCVVKMPKWPFDKFKTANRTLKTQMKATGEVMAIDRSFESALLKAVISLEGKIVGLKLDKFEDMNLSQIIDKLKKEDDERLFALAEALRKGISVDELYEITKIDKWFIYGVKNIIDMENKLVSNVPNVDIIHQAELMGFTDEYICNLMGMKLEDLKQLREVNGIRVVYKMVDTCSGEFEAKTSYYYSCYDLENDNVISDNKKILVIGSGPIRIGQGIEFDYCCVNGVWAIKKAGYEAIIINNNPETVSTDFDISDKLYFDPLYIDDVMNVINEEKVDGVIVQFGGQTALNLSKKLNDRGVNLLGTSFESIDLAEDREKFRILLKKLNINSPIGGSVTSLKEAYKLVSEIGYPVIVRPSYVIGGRAMKVVYNPEELERYLKEAVNLSKEHPVLVDKYILGREIEVDAISDGQDLIIPGIMEHVERTGVHSGDSIAIYPASDLPEKVCQRIEEYTVNIARELNVKGLLNVQYAFDGDKIYVIEVNPRASRTVPILSKVTDVPMVEIAVEVMLGKKIKEFNYKQDMYKYSNIFAVKMPVFSSKKLPGVDVALGPEMKSTGEVLGVDYDKDKAIYKAFKAAGVEIFKKGNLYVCINDRDKCSSLEVIKKYNSLNFNIIASSGTFKFLKENGIKCSKLSIEDAISYIKEDKIDIVINIPTQGYDGTREGFKLRHMALAHDKVVFTCIDTADVYADAIFVDKKGGTVEYRTMSEYLQGSLNKKIINI from the coding sequence ATGCCGTTAAGAGAAAACTTGAAGAAGGTTTTAATAATAGGTTCAGGTCCTATAATAATAGGCCAGGCAGCAGAATTTGACTATTCGGGAACACAAGCTTGTGAAGCCATAAAAAAAGAGGGTATAGAAACAGTACTTGTAAATAGTAATCCTGCTACTATAATGACAGATAAAAATATTGCACATAAAACCTATGTAGAACCTTTGACTGTTGAATCACTAGAGGCAATAATAAAAAGAGAAAGACCAGATGGGGTTCTGGCGGGATTTGGGGGACAGACAGCTCTTAATCTGGCTATGGAACTTGGCAAACTTGGTATATTAAAAAAGTATAATGTGGAGCTTCTTGGAATAAAAACTGAATCAATAAAAAATGCCGAGGACAGGGAAAGTTTTAAAAATTTAATGGAAGAAATAGAGGAACCCATAGCTTTAAGTACTATTGCTACAGATTTAGAGCAGTGCAAATCTTTTTTAGACAAGGTTAGTTTACCTATTATAATAAGACCAGCGTATACTCTTGGAGGAACTGGAGGAGGCATTGCAGACAATTATGAGGAATACCTGGAAATATGTAAAAATGGGCTGGAGGAAAGTCCTATAAATCAAATATTGTTAGAGCAAAGTCTGGCTGGATGGAAAGAACTTGAATATGAGATAATGAGGGATAAAAAAGATAATTGTATGGTAGTTTGTAATATGGAAAACCTGGATCCTGTAGGAATACATACAGGGGACAGTATTGTAGTTGCACCGTCACAGACCCTTACGGACAGGGAATATCAGATGCTTAGAAGATCTTCTATAAAGATAATAAGAAAGTTGAAAATAGAAGGAGGGTGCAATATTCAATTTGCACTAAATCCAAGCGGCAATGAATATATGGTTATAGAAGTGAATCCAAGGGTGAGCAGATCCAGTGCACTGGCTTCAAAGGCTGCAGGATACCCTATAGCTAAAATAGCGGCTAAGATAGCTCTTGGGTATACTCTAGATGAACTAAAAAATTATGTTACAGGAAATTCCAGTGCTCTTTTTGAGCCGGCACTAGATTATTGTGTAGTTAAAATGCCTAAGTGGCCTTTTGATAAATTCAAGACTGCCAATAGAACTCTCAAAACCCAGATGAAAGCTACTGGTGAAGTTATGGCAATAGACAGGAGTTTTGAAAGTGCTCTTTTAAAGGCAGTAATAAGTCTTGAAGGAAAGATAGTGGGGTTAAAACTGGATAAATTTGAAGACATGAATTTATCTCAAATAATAGATAAATTAAAAAAAGAAGATGATGAGAGACTTTTTGCTCTGGCAGAAGCTCTTAGAAAAGGAATAAGTGTAGATGAACTCTATGAAATAACTAAAATAGACAAATGGTTTATATATGGAGTAAAGAATATTATAGATATGGAAAATAAATTGGTAAGTAATGTACCAAATGTAGATATCATTCATCAAGCAGAATTAATGGGATTTACAGATGAATACATCTGTAATTTGATGGGTATGAAGCTGGAAGATTTAAAGCAGCTTAGAGAAGTAAACGGCATAAGAGTGGTATATAAGATGGTAGATACCTGCAGCGGTGAATTTGAAGCTAAAACTTCCTATTATTACTCCTGCTATGATCTTGAAAATGATAATGTTATTTCAGATAATAAAAAAATACTTGTAATAGGCTCCGGTCCTATCAGAATAGGACAGGGTATAGAATTTGACTACTGCTGTGTTAATGGTGTATGGGCTATAAAAAAGGCAGGATATGAAGCTATTATAATAAATAACAATCCTGAAACCGTAAGTACGGATTTTGACATTTCAGATAAATTGTATTTTGATCCCCTCTATATAGATGATGTGATGAATGTAATAAATGAAGAAAAAGTGGATGGGGTTATAGTACAATTTGGGGGACAAACTGCTTTGAACTTATCTAAAAAATTAAATGACAGGGGAGTAAATTTACTTGGAACTTCTTTTGAGTCCATAGATCTGGCAGAGGACAGGGAAAAATTCAGAATACTCCTCAAAAAGCTCAATATAAATTCTCCTATAGGAGGGTCTGTAACCAGTTTGAAAGAAGCTTATAAACTGGTTTCTGAAATAGGGTATCCAGTTATTGTAAGGCCATCTTATGTAATAGGCGGAAGAGCTATGAAGGTAGTTTATAATCCTGAAGAATTAGAAAGGTATTTAAAAGAAGCGGTAAATTTATCTAAAGAGCATCCTGTACTTGTAGATAAATATATACTTGGAAGGGAAATAGAAGTGGATGCCATATCAGATGGACAGGATTTAATAATCCCAGGGATAATGGAACATGTGGAGAGAACAGGAGTACATTCAGGGGATAGCATAGCTATATATCCTGCTTCCGATTTACCTGAAAAGGTGTGTCAGAGAATAGAAGAGTATACGGTAAATATAGCTAGAGAATTAAATGTTAAAGGTCTTTTAAATGTTCAATACGCTTTTGATGGAGATAAAATATATGTAATAGAAGTAAATCCAAGGGCATCAAGGACTGTACCTATTTTGAGTAAGGTTACTGATGTTCCTATGGTGGAAATAGCCGTGGAAGTTATGCTGGGTAAAAAAATAAAAGAATTTAATTATAAACAGGATATGTATAAATACAGTAATATTTTTGCTGTAAAAATGCCTGTATTTTCCAGTAAAAAACTGCCTGGAGTAGATGTAGCTTTGGGACCGGAAATGAAATCTACAGGAGAGGTTCTAGGAGTTGACTACGATAAAGATAAGGCAATATACAAGGCATTTAAAGCTGCGGGAGTTGAAATTTTTAAGAAAGGCAATTTATATGTATGTATAAATGACAGGGATAAGTGCAGTTCTCTAGAGGTAATTAAGAAGTATAATTCTTTGAATTTTAATATAATTGCTTCTTCTGGAACATTTAAGTTCTTAAAGGAAAATGGCATAAAATGCAGCAAGCTTTCTATAGAAGATGCAATATCTTATATTAAAGAAGATAAAATAGATATAGTTATAAATATACCTACTCAAGGATATGATGGTACAAGAGAAGGGTTTAAATTAAGGCATATGGCCCTGGCTCATGACAAAGTGGTATTTACCTGCATAGATACGGCTGACGTTTATGCAGATGCCATATTCGTAGATAAAAAGGGAGGAACTGTAGAATATAGAACTATGAGCGAATATCTACAGGGAAGTTTAAATAAAAAAATTATAAATATATAG
- the carA gene encoding glutamine-hydrolyzing carbamoyl-phosphate synthase small subunit, whose amino-acid sequence MNSILYLEDGTVFMGKAIGQMGITVGELVFNTSMTGYQEILTDPSYAGQVITMCYPYIGNYGINYNSSQSEKIQVKGIVVKNMYNDTSHYLSENSFEGFLKENNIVGISGIDTRSITKKIRASGTMKCVICSKNESINEIKNMLNFYDDEKLVAQVSTSSIKKIKGNGPRVAVLDFGIKNNIIENLKSRNCDITIFPYNTSYENIMSINPKGILLSNGPGDPKDVYDVVGVIKKMISTVPIFGICLGHQLLSLALGGDTYKMKFGHRGGNHGVYDSDTDKSFITSQNHGYAVKRDSLDKNNIKITHVNLNDNTVEGFRHKTLPIFSVQFHPEGSPGPTDTSYLFDKFLSLMTLV is encoded by the coding sequence ATGAATTCCATATTATATTTAGAAGATGGCACTGTGTTTATGGGAAAGGCCATAGGGCAGATGGGGATAACTGTGGGAGAGTTGGTATTTAATACTTCAATGACAGGATATCAGGAAATACTCACAGACCCTTCCTATGCAGGGCAGGTAATAACTATGTGCTATCCCTACATTGGCAACTATGGTATAAATTATAATTCTAGTCAATCGGAAAAAATACAGGTAAAAGGTATAGTAGTAAAGAATATGTATAATGACACATCTCATTATTTAAGTGAAAATAGTTTTGAAGGATTCCTAAAAGAAAACAATATTGTAGGTATCAGTGGTATAGATACTAGAAGTATAACTAAAAAAATAAGAGCCAGTGGAACTATGAAATGTGTCATATGCAGCAAGAATGAATCTATAAATGAAATAAAAAATATGTTGAATTTTTATGATGATGAAAAGTTGGTGGCTCAGGTAAGTACTTCCTCTATAAAAAAGATTAAGGGAAATGGCCCTAGAGTGGCAGTGTTAGATTTTGGCATAAAAAATAATATTATTGAAAATCTAAAGAGTAGAAATTGTGATATAACTATATTTCCATATAACACTTCTTATGAAAACATAATGAGCATAAATCCTAAAGGTATACTTTTAAGTAATGGACCGGGAGATCCTAAAGATGTATATGATGTGGTAGGAGTAATAAAAAAGATGATAAGTACTGTTCCTATATTCGGCATATGTCTTGGACATCAGCTTTTGTCTCTTGCACTTGGAGGAGACACTTATAAGATGAAATTTGGGCATAGGGGTGGCAACCACGGTGTGTATGACAGTGATACGGATAAATCCTTTATAACATCCCAAAACCACGGCTATGCTGTTAAAAGGGATAGTTTAGATAAAAACAATATAAAAATAACTCATGTTAATTTAAATGATAATACAGTAGAAGGATTTAGACATAAAACTTTACCTATATTTTCAGTTCAGTTTCATCCTGAAGGTTCTCCAGGACCTACTGATACAAGTTATTTGTTTGATAAATTTTTAAGTTTGATGACTTTAGTATAA
- the argF gene encoding ornithine carbamoyltransferase, whose translation MNNLYGRSFLTLKDFMPEEIEYLLKLSKKLKEEKYSGKEKKRLQGKNIALIFEKDSLRTRCSFEVGAYDQGANVTYIGSTGSHIGKKESIKDTARVMGRMFHGVEYRGFSQKDMEIFSEYSGIPLWNGLSDEDHPTQVLADFLTIQENVDKPLKDINFVYIGDGRNNMAKALMIGAAKMGMNFKIITPKELFPEGELVKECEKMAKENGGYILISEDIYESVKGADIIYTDVWLSMGEEKSLWKKRIETLMPYQVNMKLIEACQNKKVKFMHCLPAFHNRETEVSEEIYREFGYEALEVTEDVFENEEISIVFEEAENRLHTIKAVMVATLSPGNI comes from the coding sequence TTGAACAATTTATATGGTAGAAGTTTTTTAACTTTAAAGGACTTTATGCCAGAAGAAATAGAATACCTGCTTAAACTTTCTAAAAAATTAAAAGAAGAAAAATACAGCGGAAAAGAAAAGAAAAGACTACAGGGAAAAAATATTGCATTAATATTTGAAAAGGATTCTTTAAGAACTAGATGTTCATTTGAAGTTGGTGCTTATGACCAAGGTGCAAATGTAACCTATATAGGTTCTACAGGAAGCCATATAGGTAAAAAAGAGTCTATAAAAGATACTGCCAGAGTAATGGGAAGAATGTTTCATGGGGTGGAGTACAGAGGATTTTCTCAAAAGGATATGGAGATATTTTCAGAGTATTCGGGCATACCCCTTTGGAATGGACTATCAGATGAAGATCACCCTACTCAGGTTCTAGCAGATTTTTTAACTATACAGGAAAATGTAGATAAACCTTTGAAAGATATAAATTTTGTCTACATTGGTGATGGAAGAAATAATATGGCAAAAGCTCTTATGATAGGCGCTGCAAAAATGGGAATGAATTTTAAAATAATAACTCCCAAAGAACTTTTTCCAGAAGGTGAACTGGTAAAAGAATGTGAAAAGATGGCCAAAGAAAACGGGGGATATATATTAATTAGTGAAGATATATATGAAAGTGTAAAAGGGGCAGATATTATATATACAGATGTGTGGCTTTCCATGGGTGAGGAAAAATCCCTCTGGAAAAAAAGAATAGAAACTTTAATGCCTTATCAGGTAAATATGAAGTTAATTGAAGCCTGCCAGAACAAAAAAGTTAAGTTTATGCACTGTCTTCCAGCTTTTCATAATAGAGAGACTGAAGTTTCAGAGGAAATATATAGGGAATTTGGCTATGAGGCATTGGAAGTTACAGAGGATGTATTTGAAAATGAGGAAATTTCCATAGTATTTGAGGAAGCGGAAAATAGATTACATACTATAAAAGCAGTTATGGTAGCAACTTTGAGCCCAGGAAATATTTGA
- a CDS encoding ABC transporter substrate-binding protein — protein sequence MKKITAIIITVIFGAILFTGCGSSTKKDTSSNLLENIKKSGKIVIGTEEGYPPMEFRDSNGQLVGFDVDFSNEVAKRLGVKAEFLVMDFNGIILALNSKKFDAAIASISITDERRKTTDFSTPYVVGGQVITVKNGREDIKGVDDLKGKVIACELGTTGENVANGIKGVKELKKYDKVTEAFQDMSIGRVDATIIDQQVGGYYIQKKKDEFKMLEGILSKEPMGVAYRKEDDSLKNEVDKIIGDMKKDGTLSKLSVKWFGFDAYKD from the coding sequence ATGAAAAAAATAACTGCAATTATAATTACTGTTATATTTGGTGCAATATTATTTACAGGTTGTGGAAGTAGCACTAAAAAAGATACAAGTTCTAACCTACTGGAAAATATAAAAAAGTCAGGAAAAATTGTTATAGGAACTGAAGAAGGATATCCTCCTATGGAATTTAGAGATTCAAATGGTCAGCTGGTGGGATTTGATGTGGATTTTTCCAATGAGGTTGCAAAGAGACTGGGGGTAAAAGCAGAGTTTTTGGTTATGGATTTCAATGGAATTATACTAGCCCTTAATTCCAAAAAATTTGATGCAGCCATTGCCTCTATAAGTATAACGGATGAGAGAAGAAAGACTACTGATTTTTCTACACCTTATGTAGTGGGCGGACAGGTTATTACAGTTAAGAATGGAAGAGAAGATATAAAGGGAGTAGATGATTTAAAGGGAAAAGTTATAGCCTGTGAACTTGGAACTACTGGAGAAAATGTAGCAAATGGTATAAAAGGGGTTAAAGAATTAAAAAAATATGATAAGGTAACTGAAGCATTTCAAGATATGTCAATAGGCAGAGTAGATGCTACCATAATAGATCAACAGGTAGGAGGATATTATATCCAGAAGAAAAAAGACGAATTTAAAATGCTAGAGGGTATATTAAGTAAAGAGCCTATGGGTGTAGCTTATAGAAAAGAAGATGATTCTCTTAAAAATGAAGTGGATAAAATAATCGGAGATATGAAAAAGGATGGAACTCTATCCAAGCTTTCTGTAAAATGGTTTGGGTTTGATGCCTATAAAGATTAA
- a CDS encoding fumarylacetoacetate hydrolase family protein, with translation MKFVTYDYKGKENIGILKDKSILNFESIFYEIGEENPPKDMVELIKYLDEDKLNEVEEFLKSKSLQGVFLDTVKLKAPIPYPKRNVFCLGKNYEEHAREIKLTRITGNEIPKVPIYFTKVASPAIGNGDSIEFSSEVTNQVDYEVELGVVIGKNGKNIKKEEAEKYIFGYTIINDISARDLQGSHIQWFKGKSLDTFCPMGPCIVHKNEIPFPINLDIKCWVNEELRQDSNTKNLIFDIPYIISDLSKGVSLKAGDIIATGTPSGVGMGFSPIKVLKQGDSIECYIEKIGSLVNNVINVSR, from the coding sequence ATGAAATTTGTAACTTATGATTACAAAGGAAAAGAAAACATAGGAATTTTAAAAGACAAAAGTATTTTGAATTTTGAGAGTATATTTTATGAAATTGGGGAAGAAAATCCTCCCAAAGATATGGTGGAGCTTATAAAATATTTAGATGAAGATAAATTGAATGAGGTAGAAGAATTTTTAAAAAGTAAATCTTTGCAGGGGGTATTTCTAGATACAGTTAAATTAAAAGCACCCATACCTTATCCCAAAAGAAATGTATTTTGTCTTGGGAAAAATTATGAGGAGCATGCAAGGGAGATAAAGTTAACCAGAATAACAGGTAATGAAATACCAAAAGTGCCCATATATTTTACCAAAGTTGCATCACCGGCGATAGGTAATGGAGATTCAATAGAATTTTCAAGTGAGGTTACCAATCAGGTAGATTATGAGGTTGAACTTGGGGTGGTAATAGGAAAAAATGGGAAAAATATAAAAAAAGAAGAAGCAGAAAAATATATATTTGGCTACACCATAATAAATGACATATCAGCAAGGGATCTTCAGGGAAGTCATATTCAATGGTTTAAGGGAAAGAGCTTGGATACTTTTTGTCCTATGGGGCCTTGTATAGTACATAAAAATGAAATACCGTTCCCTATAAATTTAGATATAAAGTGTTGGGTAAATGAGGAATTAAGGCAAGATTCAAATACAAAAAACCTAATTTTCGATATACCTTATATAATAAGTGATTTATCTAAAGGAGTAAGTTTAAAGGCAGGAGATATTATAGCAACGGGTACACCCAGTGGTGTAGGAATGGGCTTTTCTCCTATCAAGGTGTTAAAACAAGGAGATAGTATAGAATGTTATATAGAAAAAATAGGTAGTTTAGTAAATAATGTAATAAATGTTTCCCGTTAA